Part of the Candidatus Poribacteria bacterium genome is shown below.
ACCGCTGGGATAGCCGCTATGCCTAAAATAGGTTTTCTGCTCCCGCTTATTGCCTGTGACAAGTACTTTCTCCGCATTCACAACAGCAACGCGAAAACCTAAATCGGCGTGAGGTGTATACCGCGGGTCATTTTTTCCACGCAGCACCTGTGCGATACGGGATGCTAAACGCCCGAGCACCTGTCCCTCCGCGTCCACTACATACCATCTAATGTCTTTATCCGTTTTTGGAAAATAGGTTTTCGTTTTCAGTACCATGATTTCTTATCCCTTCGACCCAAAATGTTTGTCATTTGTTGTTCGCATGCCATATTAAAAAGGGTGTTTATACAAATGCGAACACAACCGCATAATATTATATCACGAAAGAGGGCGTATGTCAAATTTTTTGCCATGTTCCGACGTTCTATGCAACGTCTTCCTTGCAAACCGTCTTCTTTTATGGTATACTGTAAGAAGTTTACACAAACCGCAGCAGTTAGGAATTGAAAATAATGCGAATTATTCTTTATACGGGTAAAGGGGGTGTCGGCAAAACAACCATTGCCGCCGCTACGGGCATCAAACTCGCTGAACTTGGTTACAAGACTATTGTCATCTCGCTTGACGTGGCGCATTCGCTCCGAGATGCTTTTGATAACCACGAGAAACTTGTCTGCCAGCACAAAGAGAAACAGATCCGAATCAAAGACAACCTTTGGATACAAGAGATTAACGTTCAAGAAGCAATTGTTGAATACTGGGATGATGTGTACAGTTATATCCGTTCGTTGCTGAATCGTTCCGGACTTGACAGCCTCGTTGCGGAGGAGATAGCCGTTTTTCCGGGGATGGAGGAGATTTGTGCCCTTCTCTATATCAACCAATATGTCCGTGA
Proteins encoded:
- the rplM gene encoding 50S ribosomal protein L13, whose translation is MVLKTKTYFPKTDKDIRWYVVDAEGQVLGRLASRIAQVLRGKNDPRYTPHADLGFRVAVVNAEKVLVTGNKREQKTYFRHSGYPSGDKYRTFEEQMARKPEVILTNAVRGMLPKNHLGRQLMKGLKVYAGPTHPHQAQEPELLTFD